One window from the genome of Dyella sp. A6 encodes:
- a CDS encoding CocE/NonD family hydrolase — MKKTALASALIALACTLSAATFSASATDQHALKVTPDMIQTGSDIPTHWRQPEGNFDYIKREVMIPMRDGVKLHTVILIPKGAHDLPMLLERTPYNAEGFVPNDSPHMADAVWSGDKDWADGSYILVWQDIRGKYGSQGKYIMTRPPMGPLNPTKTDDTTDAWDTIAWLVKHVKQSNGKVGMIGSSYDGWTVAMALLHPNPALKVAAPESPMIDGWMGDDWYHYGALRQINLDYFTEQMTAQGSGESVPRENHDDYTNFLEAGSAGAYADAHGFKQLPWWNRFSAHPAYDAFWQLQALDKLLAKHPSNVPTMWLQGLWDQEDIYGAVHAWEALVKAGHRANNHLVIGPWWHSQINRSGRHLGPLKWPGNTTAEFRRQVMIPWFNHYLRGTPLAKPLPDAMIYNPVAKRWDDFADWKVASAQKLTPLYLQAHMGLGFEQPAGGGDSYVSDPAKPVPYLPRPIPANDEARWRTWLVHDQRFVADRPDVLSYTTPVLTRTVTVQGAPIADIFAKTTGTDGDFVVKLIDVYPGSDPTDPAMGGYELPVSLDIFRGRYRKSFADPSPIPANVVQEYKFRLPTINYEFKPGHRIMVQIQSSLFPLYDRNPQTYVPNILFAKPSDYKKATITIEHGPDGRSAVLLPVVAGAGSH; from the coding sequence ATGAAGAAGACCGCCCTGGCATCGGCGCTGATCGCGCTTGCCTGCACCTTGTCGGCCGCCACGTTCAGTGCGTCCGCGACGGACCAGCATGCGCTGAAGGTCACCCCCGACATGATCCAGACCGGATCGGACATTCCGACTCACTGGAGGCAGCCGGAAGGCAATTTCGACTACATCAAGCGCGAGGTGATGATCCCGATGCGCGATGGCGTGAAGCTGCATACGGTGATCCTGATTCCGAAGGGCGCGCACGACCTGCCGATGCTGCTGGAGCGCACCCCGTACAACGCCGAGGGCTTCGTGCCGAACGACAGTCCGCACATGGCCGACGCCGTGTGGTCGGGCGACAAGGACTGGGCCGACGGCAGTTATATCCTGGTCTGGCAGGACATCCGCGGCAAGTACGGCTCGCAGGGCAAGTACATCATGACGCGCCCGCCGATGGGCCCGCTCAACCCCACCAAGACCGACGACACCACCGACGCCTGGGACACCATCGCGTGGCTGGTGAAGCACGTCAAACAGTCGAACGGCAAGGTCGGCATGATCGGCTCGTCCTACGACGGCTGGACGGTGGCCATGGCGCTGCTGCACCCGAACCCCGCACTGAAGGTCGCGGCGCCGGAGAGCCCGATGATCGACGGCTGGATGGGCGACGACTGGTACCACTACGGTGCGCTGCGTCAGATCAACCTGGACTACTTCACCGAGCAGATGACCGCCCAGGGCTCGGGCGAAAGCGTGCCGCGCGAAAACCACGACGACTACACCAACTTCCTCGAAGCCGGCTCGGCCGGCGCCTATGCCGACGCGCACGGCTTCAAGCAGCTGCCCTGGTGGAACCGCTTCTCCGCACACCCGGCCTATGACGCTTTCTGGCAGCTGCAGGCGCTGGACAAGCTGCTCGCCAAGCACCCGTCCAACGTGCCCACCATGTGGCTGCAGGGCCTGTGGGACCAGGAGGACATCTACGGCGCCGTGCATGCCTGGGAAGCCCTGGTGAAGGCCGGCCATCGCGCCAACAACCACCTGGTGATCGGTCCGTGGTGGCATAGTCAGATCAACCGCAGCGGCCGCCACCTCGGTCCGCTGAAGTGGCCGGGCAACACCACCGCCGAATTCCGCCGCCAGGTGATGATCCCCTGGTTCAACCACTACCTGCGCGGCACCCCGCTGGCCAAGCCGCTGCCGGACGCGATGATCTACAACCCGGTGGCGAAGCGCTGGGACGACTTCGCCGACTGGAAGGTGGCCAGCGCGCAGAAGCTCACGCCGCTGTACCTGCAGGCGCACATGGGCCTTGGCTTCGAACAGCCCGCCGGCGGCGGTGACAGCTATGTCTCCGATCCGGCCAAGCCGGTGCCCTACCTGCCGCGCCCGATCCCGGCCAATGACGAGGCCCGCTGGCGCACCTGGCTGGTCCACGACCAACGCTTCGTGGCGGACCGTCCCGACGTGCTCTCGTACACCACGCCGGTGCTGACCAGGACCGTGACCGTGCAGGGTGCGCCGATCGCCGACATCTTCGCCAAGACCACCGGCACCGACGGCGATTTCGTGGTCAAGCTGATCGACGTCTACCCGGGCAGCGACCCCACCGATCCGGCCATGGGCGGCTACGAGCTGCCGGTATCGCTCGACATTTTCCGCGGGCGCTACCGCAAGAGCTTCGCCGACCCGTCGCCGATCCCGGCCAATGTGGTGCAGGAATACAAGTTCCGCCTGCCGACGATCAACTACGAGTTCAAGCCAGGCCACCGCATCATGGTGCAGATCCAGTCCAGCCTGTTCCCGCTGTACGACCGCAACCCGCAGACCTACGTGCCCAACATCCTGTTCGCCAAGCCCTCGGACTACAAGAAGGCCACGATCACGATCGAGCACGGCCCGGACGGACGCAGCGCGGTGCTGCTGCCGGTCGTTGCGGGTGCCGGCAGTCACTGA
- a CDS encoding helix-turn-helix transcriptional regulator yields MTREPASAVQLRDLARLRHVRDRIDREYARPLNVDVLARGIGMSAGHLSRQFRAAFGESPYSYLMTRRIERAMALLRRGDLGVTEVCFAVGCASLGTFSTRFAELVGMSPSAYRRDAALATEGLPSCVARQVTRPIRNREAPAATPDLA; encoded by the coding sequence ATGACCCGCGAACCCGCTTCGGCAGTGCAGTTGCGTGACCTGGCACGGTTGCGCCACGTGCGCGATCGCATCGACCGCGAGTATGCGCGGCCGCTGAATGTCGATGTGCTGGCACGTGGCATCGGCATGTCGGCCGGTCACCTGAGTCGCCAGTTCAGGGCGGCCTTCGGCGAGTCGCCCTACAGCTACCTGATGACCCGTCGCATCGAGCGCGCAATGGCCCTGTTGCGGCGGGGCGACCTGGGTGTCACCGAGGTCTGCTTCGCGGTGGGATGTGCCTCGCTGGGTACCTTCAGTACGCGCTTTGCCGAGCTGGTGGGCATGTCACCCAGTGCCTACCGGCGCGACGCGGCACTTGCGACGGAGGGGCTGCCTTCCTGCGTGGCAAGGCAGGTGACGCGACCGATCAGGAATCGAGAAGCGCCGGCCGCGACTCCGGATCTAGCATGA
- a CDS encoding glycoside hydrolase family 32 protein — MSRVRWFVGVVVLLLAGAAGSGLAQAQDGPPKPDMYRPRYHFTPTRNWMNDPNGLVWYKGQYNLFFQYNPYGDLWGHMNWGHAVSRDLVHWHLLPVAIPETDVMAFSGSAVVDWHDTSGLGKSGQPPLVALYTGFNPKTKIQAQYLAYSNDGGLAWTRYGDKPVLDIGSTEFRDPKVFWYAPGHHWVMAVVRATANQVAIYDSPNLIDWTLASVFGPAGARAREWECPDLYPMPVVGHPGETRWVLAVNLSNGAPAGSGAQYFVGSFDGKRFVPDPSWGSAPRWIDKGADFYASSTWNDIPASDGRRLLIGWADGHAYSQAIPGYPERGAMSLPRVLTLHRGADGFRLWQAPVRELQSLRADPRTASKLTLDGTPLDLSRWVTDGRSAELELDIDTGHARQILFTITDAKGYVTQIGANPAVNEIFVDRDRSGPHFSDAFGGRQVARVDMHDRHLRLHLFVDRSIIEVFADGGRTVMTERFFPGSEQLRWSASARGGKATVLHLRVWRMKAYRRHGLGDGEPEAAATTH, encoded by the coding sequence ATGTCCAGGGTCCGGTGGTTCGTCGGGGTGGTCGTCCTGCTGCTGGCTGGCGCGGCCGGGTCCGGACTGGCACAAGCGCAGGATGGGCCGCCGAAGCCGGACATGTACCGGCCGCGTTACCACTTCACGCCGACGCGCAACTGGATGAACGATCCGAACGGGCTGGTCTGGTACAAGGGCCAGTACAACCTGTTCTTCCAGTACAACCCCTACGGCGACCTGTGGGGGCACATGAACTGGGGACACGCGGTCAGCCGCGACCTGGTGCACTGGCACCTCTTGCCGGTCGCGATTCCGGAAACGGATGTGATGGCGTTTTCCGGCAGCGCGGTGGTCGACTGGCATGACACCAGCGGTCTGGGCAAGTCCGGCCAGCCACCGTTGGTGGCGCTGTATACCGGTTTCAATCCGAAGACGAAAATCCAGGCGCAGTACCTGGCCTACAGTAACGACGGCGGCCTTGCCTGGACGCGCTACGGAGACAAGCCGGTGCTCGACATCGGCTCGACCGAGTTTCGCGATCCCAAGGTGTTCTGGTATGCGCCGGGGCATCACTGGGTGATGGCGGTGGTGCGCGCCACCGCCAACCAGGTGGCGATCTACGATTCGCCGAACCTGATCGACTGGACGCTTGCCAGCGTGTTCGGACCGGCCGGCGCACGAGCGCGCGAGTGGGAGTGTCCCGATCTGTATCCGATGCCGGTCGTGGGCCATCCAGGCGAAACGCGCTGGGTGCTGGCGGTGAACCTGAGCAATGGCGCACCGGCCGGATCGGGCGCGCAGTATTTCGTCGGCAGCTTCGACGGTAAGCGTTTCGTGCCCGATCCGTCTTGGGGCAGCGCGCCGCGCTGGATCGACAAGGGCGCCGACTTCTATGCCAGTTCCACCTGGAACGACATACCCGCCAGCGACGGCCGGCGCCTACTGATCGGCTGGGCCGACGGGCACGCCTATTCGCAGGCGATACCGGGTTACCCCGAACGCGGTGCGATGTCGCTGCCGCGGGTGCTGACCCTGCATCGTGGCGCGGACGGATTCCGCCTGTGGCAGGCACCGGTCCGCGAGTTGCAGTCCCTGCGCGCGGACCCACGCACCGCCAGCAAGCTGACGCTGGACGGGACGCCGCTCGACCTGTCGCGGTGGGTGACCGATGGTCGTTCGGCCGAGCTCGAGCTGGACATCGACACCGGTCATGCGCGGCAGATCCTGTTCACGATCACCGATGCCAAGGGTTACGTCACGCAGATCGGCGCGAATCCCGCCGTGAACGAGATCTTCGTCGACCGGGACCGCTCGGGGCCGCATTTCAGCGATGCCTTCGGTGGCCGCCAGGTGGCCAGGGTCGACATGCACGACCGGCACCTGCGTCTGCATCTGTTCGTCGACCGTTCGATCATCGAGGTCTTCGCCGACGGTGGCCGCACGGTGATGACCGAGCGCTTTTTCCCGGGCAGCGAGCAACTGCGCTGGTCGGCCAGCGCCCGGGGCGGCAAGGCCACGGTGCTGCATCTGCGGGTATGGCGGATGAAGGCGTATCGGCGGCACGGGCTCGGCGATGGTGAACCGGAGGCTGCTGCCACCACGCACTAG
- the trxC gene encoding thioredoxin TrxC, whose amino-acid sequence MSDALHIVCPHCEAVNRVPAERLGAAPTCGRCHQALFQRQPHEVNDAAFQKHLARNDIPVLVDFWAPWCGPCRMMAPQFVQAAAQLEPRVRLLKLDTEAEQAVGARYDIRSIPTLALFRGGREIARQAGAMQSAGIVQWARSHGA is encoded by the coding sequence ATGAGCGACGCACTCCACATCGTCTGTCCGCACTGCGAGGCAGTGAACCGCGTGCCGGCCGAGCGCCTTGGCGCAGCCCCGACCTGCGGCCGCTGCCATCAGGCGCTGTTCCAGCGACAGCCGCACGAAGTGAACGACGCCGCTTTCCAGAAGCACCTGGCGCGCAACGACATCCCGGTGCTGGTGGACTTCTGGGCACCGTGGTGCGGCCCGTGCCGGATGATGGCGCCGCAGTTCGTGCAGGCGGCCGCGCAGCTGGAGCCGCGGGTGCGTCTGCTCAAACTGGATACCGAAGCGGAACAGGCTGTGGGCGCCCGCTACGACATCCGCAGCATTCCCACCCTCGCGCTGTTCCGCGGCGGCCGTGAAATCGCCCGCCAGGCAGGCGCCATGCAAAGCGCGGGCATCGTGCAGTGGGCACGCTCGCACGGCGCCTGA
- a CDS encoding VOC family protein, with product MDISIHASFLPHTDPDASLAFYRDTLGFEVRNDVGYNGMRWITMGPAEQPGTSIVLFPPAASPGVTDDEKRTIAEMMAKGTYAIMLLATPDLDAAFERIQASGAEIVEEPTMQPYGVRDCAVRDPAGNLLRVQQRS from the coding sequence ATGGACATCAGCATTCACGCCAGTTTTCTGCCGCACACCGATCCCGACGCCTCGCTGGCGTTCTACCGCGACACGCTCGGTTTCGAGGTGCGCAACGACGTGGGCTACAACGGTATGCGCTGGATCACGATGGGGCCGGCGGAACAGCCAGGTACGTCCATCGTGCTGTTTCCGCCAGCGGCGAGCCCTGGCGTCACCGACGACGAGAAACGCACCATCGCCGAGATGATGGCCAAGGGAACCTACGCGATCATGTTGCTGGCAACGCCGGATCTCGATGCGGCGTTCGAGCGCATCCAGGCCAGTGGCGCCGAGATCGTCGAGGAACCCACCATGCAGCCGTACGGGGTGCGCGACTGCGCCGTGCGCGATCCGGCCGGCAACCTGTTGCGCGTGCAGCAGAGGAGTTGA
- a CDS encoding sensor domain-containing diguanylate cyclase, which yields MTMLSTDPVVRELIDALPDVVAQADSLETLVRPLLELLETVTGLESTYLTTIDIEAGYQRILFARNTRRMKVPEGLSVPWEDTLCKRALEDGSTYVSDVPERWGNVDAARELGIATYASTPVHTGDGHLYGTLCAASDERRPGVPGAMHVMEMFSKLIAQQVEREQTVQSLRQANDELSVSAHTDQVTRLPNRRALLESMERRLAATATDGGRVLVAFIDLDGFKGINDRYGHAIGDRFLIAIGQRLQGVLRGLDLVARQGGDEFVVLSSAAADAAPAMAEALSARLLAATCGSFALGELTIDYDGPSIGVIVAEPGASDAEALLERADAAMYQVKRQRKERLQH from the coding sequence ATGACGATGCTTTCTACCGACCCGGTCGTGCGCGAGCTGATCGACGCTCTGCCCGACGTTGTCGCCCAGGCGGATTCGCTGGAAACACTGGTCCGGCCATTGCTCGAGCTGCTGGAAACAGTGACGGGGCTGGAGTCGACCTACCTCACCACGATCGACATCGAGGCTGGTTACCAGCGGATTCTGTTTGCCCGCAACACGCGCCGGATGAAGGTGCCCGAGGGTCTCTCCGTTCCGTGGGAGGACACGCTGTGCAAACGGGCACTCGAAGACGGCAGTACCTATGTCAGCGACGTGCCCGAACGCTGGGGCAATGTCGATGCGGCGCGCGAACTCGGCATTGCGACGTATGCCAGTACGCCGGTGCATACCGGTGACGGCCACCTGTACGGCACCTTGTGCGCGGCCAGTGACGAGCGCCGGCCTGGCGTACCCGGGGCCATGCACGTGATGGAAATGTTCTCGAAGCTGATCGCCCAGCAGGTCGAGCGGGAACAGACCGTGCAGTCGCTGCGTCAGGCCAACGACGAACTGTCGGTCAGCGCGCATACCGATCAGGTGACGCGCTTGCCCAACCGTCGTGCCCTGCTCGAATCGATGGAACGACGTCTTGCTGCGACGGCCACGGACGGTGGGCGGGTGCTGGTCGCCTTCATCGACCTGGACGGATTCAAGGGCATCAACGACCGCTACGGCCACGCCATAGGCGACCGTTTCCTGATCGCCATCGGCCAGCGCCTGCAGGGCGTGCTACGCGGGCTGGATCTGGTGGCACGGCAGGGTGGCGATGAATTCGTGGTGCTCTCGTCGGCCGCAGCCGATGCCGCACCAGCCATGGCCGAAGCCTTGTCGGCACGGCTGCTGGCTGCAACCTGTGGCAGCTTCGCACTGGGCGAGCTCACGATCGATTACGACGGACCGAGCATCGGAGTGATCGTGGCCGAGCCGGGCGCCTCCGATGCGGAAGCATTGCTGGAGCGAGCCGATGCGGCCATGTACCAGGTCAAGCGCCAGCGCAAGGAACGGCTGCAGCACTAA
- a CDS encoding M14 family metallocarboxypeptidase, with product MTSTSSFYPIGTPGQPWGAAERAEWRSQQRPQRSYEQDVLSVVERLRSRFDVEEYGCLDYAPDGSFPLFALRSRGWSDELPCMLVTGGVHGYETSGVHGALQFAEQHASAYDGRANLLIVPCVSPWAYERIHRWNPDAIDPNRSFHADSPAGESAALMRLVAPLHERIVMHIDLHETTDSDESEFRPALAARDGKVYAPDTIPDGFYLVDDSENPQPAFQKAVIEAVAKVTHIAPADERGEIIGSPVVAPGVINYALKPLGLCAGISGARYTTTTEVYPDSPRATPELCNAAQVAAVHAAIDFALAHMA from the coding sequence ATGACCAGCACGTCGTCGTTTTATCCCATCGGTACACCGGGCCAGCCCTGGGGTGCCGCGGAGCGGGCCGAGTGGCGCTCGCAGCAGCGTCCGCAACGCAGTTACGAACAGGACGTGTTGAGCGTGGTCGAGCGGCTGCGGTCGCGTTTCGATGTCGAGGAATACGGTTGCCTGGATTACGCGCCTGACGGCAGCTTCCCGTTGTTCGCGCTGCGCTCGCGCGGCTGGTCCGACGAGTTGCCGTGCATGCTGGTGACGGGTGGCGTGCACGGTTACGAAACCAGTGGCGTGCATGGCGCGCTGCAATTCGCCGAGCAGCATGCATCGGCCTACGACGGCCGTGCCAACCTGCTGATCGTGCCGTGCGTCAGTCCGTGGGCCTACGAGCGGATCCACCGCTGGAACCCGGATGCGATCGACCCGAACCGCTCGTTCCACGCGGACAGCCCGGCCGGCGAGTCGGCCGCGCTGATGCGGCTGGTCGCACCGCTGCACGAGCGCATCGTGATGCATATCGACCTGCACGAGACCACCGACAGCGACGAGTCCGAGTTCCGTCCCGCACTGGCGGCACGCGACGGCAAGGTCTACGCGCCGGATACGATTCCGGACGGCTTCTACCTGGTGGACGACAGCGAGAATCCGCAACCGGCATTCCAGAAGGCGGTGATCGAGGCGGTGGCGAAGGTCACCCACATCGCGCCGGCTGACGAACGTGGCGAGATCATCGGTTCGCCGGTGGTTGCGCCGGGCGTCATCAACTATGCGCTGAAGCCGCTGGGCTTGTGCGCGGGGATCAGTGGCGCGCGCTACACCACGACCACCGAGGTCTATCCGGACAGCCCGCGCGCCACGCCCGAGCTGTGCAATGCCGCGCAGGTGGCCGCCGTGCACGCGGCCATCGATTTCGCCTTGGCACACATGGCCTGA
- a CDS encoding carboxylesterase/lipase family protein has translation MSTAFARISRVLLGVTLAMSAVSVMATGTPPEVHVDSGQLSGIRNARMGLDEFKGIPYAAPPLGALRWKPPQPVAPWIGVRKADRFAPRCMQRPLFSDMVFRSNGMSEDCLYLNVWTPAHSEGKKLPVLVYFYGGGFLTGDGSESRYDGASLARRGIVTVTVNYRLDVFGFLALPALARESPYHATGNYGLLDQNAALHWVQRNIAAFGGDPSRVTIGGESAGSMSVSAQMASPLSKGLMHQAIGESGAVLGNLKPRPLALSEQQGEAFMRDVGAHSLADLRAMSADKLLKACGDKSAAAFGSTIDGFGPNIDGWFFPRSPEAIFKAGEQAHIPLLVGSNSQEGYYASLFGDKPPTPANYRAVLEKQFGSQANEALKLYPGQTEAQVKASGTALAGDQFIAFATWRWMHLQRQTGEAPVYYYYFDKGRPAKRDGSAGPDPGAVHSGEIEYALGNLDGNHVYAWTPVDRRVSTTMEAYWANFIKTGNPNGKGLPHWPATAPKDGGLLRQVIGAHTHTIVDHKAARYEFLQHFEPDAHL, from the coding sequence ATGTCCACTGCATTCGCGCGCATTAGCCGTGTCCTGCTGGGGGTGACGCTTGCGATGTCGGCGGTATCGGTCATGGCGACAGGCACGCCGCCGGAAGTGCATGTCGACAGCGGGCAGTTGTCGGGCATCCGCAATGCGCGCATGGGGCTGGACGAATTCAAGGGCATTCCCTATGCCGCGCCGCCGCTTGGCGCGCTGCGCTGGAAACCGCCGCAACCGGTGGCACCGTGGATCGGCGTGCGCAAGGCCGACCGCTTCGCACCGCGCTGCATGCAGCGGCCACTGTTCAGCGACATGGTGTTCCGTTCCAACGGCATGAGCGAGGACTGCCTGTATCTGAACGTGTGGACGCCGGCGCACAGCGAAGGCAAGAAGCTGCCGGTGCTGGTGTATTTCTATGGCGGTGGTTTCCTCACCGGCGACGGCTCGGAGTCGCGCTACGACGGTGCCAGCCTGGCCCGCCGCGGCATCGTCACGGTGACCGTGAACTACCGGCTGGACGTATTCGGCTTCCTGGCGCTGCCGGCGTTGGCCAGGGAATCCCCGTACCACGCCACCGGCAACTACGGGCTGCTCGACCAGAATGCCGCGCTGCATTGGGTGCAACGCAATATCGCGGCTTTCGGCGGCGATCCGTCGCGGGTCACCATCGGTGGTGAATCGGCCGGCTCGATGTCGGTATCCGCACAGATGGCTTCGCCGTTGTCGAAGGGCCTGATGCATCAGGCCATCGGCGAGAGCGGCGCGGTGCTCGGCAATCTCAAGCCACGGCCTTTGGCACTGAGCGAGCAGCAGGGCGAGGCCTTCATGCGGGATGTCGGTGCCCATTCACTGGCGGACCTGCGCGCGATGAGCGCGGACAAACTGCTGAAAGCCTGCGGCGACAAGAGCGCGGCTGCATTCGGTTCGACCATCGACGGCTTCGGACCGAACATCGACGGCTGGTTCTTCCCGCGTTCGCCCGAGGCCATCTTCAAGGCCGGTGAGCAGGCGCATATTCCGCTGCTGGTGGGTTCGAACTCGCAGGAGGGTTATTACGCCAGCCTGTTCGGCGACAAGCCACCGACCCCGGCCAACTACCGCGCGGTGCTGGAAAAGCAGTTCGGCAGCCAGGCGAATGAAGCATTGAAGCTGTATCCGGGGCAGACCGAGGCGCAGGTGAAGGCCTCCGGCACGGCGCTGGCCGGCGACCAGTTCATCGCCTTCGCCACCTGGCGCTGGATGCATCTGCAGCGCCAGACCGGTGAGGCGCCGGTGTATTACTACTATTTCGACAAGGGGCGCCCGGCCAAGCGCGACGGCAGTGCTGGTCCCGATCCGGGCGCGGTGCACAGCGGCGAGATCGAATACGCACTGGGCAACCTTGACGGCAACCATGTATATGCGTGGACGCCGGTCGACCGCAGGGTTTCGACCACCATGGAGGCCTACTGGGCCAACTTCATCAAGACCGGCAACCCGAACGGCAAGGGTTTGCCGCACTGGCCGGCGACGGCGCCGAAGGACGGCGGGCTGCTGCGCCAGGTGATCGGTGCGCACACGCATACTATCGTCGACCACAAGGCAGCGCGCTACGAGTTCCTGCAGCATTTCGAGCCCGACGCGCACCTGTAA
- a CDS encoding peptide-N4-asparagine amidase — protein sequence MTAKTMMGWRWLPGAVALLAAGMGPAMGTQVASGAGFEIGSRVVASAEPPVSRLATKPCVVTLFAHESFDDHGDASSMAAHPHRFDYTPPKGCGDSWSKVVLEADFSVPAGRQFDRTVAIWLGGVNLYFGTTIEPEPDVAQHWHAARDLTDYTALFRQAEAGQMILNNWVSPTTNQPIYADVRLLFYPAGNGQKAASAADKVYPLGSDPRGEQTPLENGSASLSRKITFPRNVERAYLDVIAQSQAHDERWYTCVDKAYLERTRDYSLESFEACDGGSFRGVEVLVDGKPAGLAPVYPWIYTGGVAPHLWLPTPGIQTVNFIPARVDLTPFAGLLDDGQPHTVAVRVPGADHFFNVAANLLVYQDPHATELHGGLIRDTLVVRQPAGLVVRDTLHKDPRGRIIGTIDTDQVQSYVIAGHLHTPRGTIVTTVRYHGGFHNHQTFARPGARRYDETIDQVGTTSLAVERTLDGHHLDGYTLSQRDPLYLSVRKTMRTKGQDFTANVAMKQGHRIETRRTDAHGAVYHAVLDENLATRDHADGNTIPDPLDRSRFAHDEAGSERATFRDSLGSCYSTALRSRDERLTRVAQGTGCPGDVNHLDSRSRPDHPWLVPLHTAWSD from the coding sequence GTGACAGCGAAAACGATGATGGGGTGGCGCTGGCTGCCGGGTGCGGTGGCGCTGCTTGCCGCCGGCATGGGGCCGGCGATGGGGACGCAGGTGGCGTCCGGGGCGGGATTCGAGATCGGTTCGCGGGTGGTGGCTTCGGCCGAGCCGCCGGTGTCGCGACTGGCGACGAAGCCCTGCGTGGTGACGCTGTTCGCGCACGAGTCGTTCGACGACCATGGCGACGCTTCGTCGATGGCGGCGCATCCGCACCGTTTCGACTACACGCCGCCGAAGGGCTGCGGCGACAGCTGGAGCAAGGTGGTGCTGGAAGCCGACTTTTCCGTGCCGGCGGGGCGCCAGTTCGACCGCACGGTGGCGATCTGGCTGGGCGGCGTGAACCTCTACTTCGGTACCACCATCGAGCCGGAACCGGACGTGGCGCAGCACTGGCATGCGGCGCGCGACCTTACCGACTACACCGCCCTGTTCCGTCAGGCGGAAGCGGGGCAGATGATTCTCAACAACTGGGTCAGCCCCACCACCAATCAGCCGATCTACGCGGATGTCCGGCTGCTCTTCTATCCGGCGGGCAACGGGCAGAAGGCGGCGTCGGCGGCCGACAAGGTGTATCCGCTCGGAAGCGATCCGCGCGGCGAGCAGACGCCGCTGGAAAACGGTAGCGCGAGCCTGTCGCGGAAAATCACGTTCCCCCGCAATGTGGAACGGGCCTATCTGGACGTGATCGCCCAGAGCCAGGCGCATGACGAGCGCTGGTACACATGCGTCGACAAGGCCTACCTGGAACGGACGCGTGACTATTCGCTGGAGTCGTTCGAGGCCTGCGACGGCGGCAGTTTCCGTGGTGTCGAGGTGCTGGTGGACGGCAAGCCGGCCGGGCTGGCGCCGGTCTATCCGTGGATCTACACCGGTGGCGTGGCGCCGCACCTGTGGCTGCCCACACCGGGTATCCAGACGGTCAATTTCATTCCGGCGCGGGTGGACCTGACGCCGTTCGCCGGCCTGCTCGACGACGGCCAGCCGCACACCGTCGCGGTACGCGTGCCGGGCGCCGACCACTTTTTCAATGTGGCGGCGAACCTGCTGGTCTACCAGGACCCACATGCCACCGAGCTGCATGGCGGGTTGATCCGGGACACGCTGGTGGTGCGGCAGCCGGCCGGACTGGTCGTGCGCGACACCCTGCACAAGGACCCCAGGGGGCGCATCATCGGCACGATCGACACCGACCAGGTGCAGTCGTACGTGATCGCCGGGCACCTGCACACGCCGCGCGGCACGATCGTCACCACCGTGCGCTACCACGGCGGATTCCATAATCACCAGACTTTCGCGCGCCCCGGCGCCAGGCGCTACGACGAGACCATCGATCAGGTCGGCACGACTTCGCTGGCGGTGGAGCGCACGCTCGATGGTCATCATCTGGACGGCTATACGCTGAGCCAGCGCGACCCGCTGTACCTCTCCGTGCGCAAGACCATGCGGACCAAGGGGCAGGATTTCACCGCCAATGTGGCGATGAAGCAGGGGCATCGTATCGAGACGCGGCGGACCGACGCGCACGGCGCGGTCTATCACGCCGTGCTGGACGAAAACCTAGCCACCCGCGACCACGCCGACGGCAACACCATTCCCGATCCGCTCGACCGCAGCCGCTTCGCGCATGACGAGGCGGGCAGCGAGCGCGCGACCTTCCGCGATTCGCTGGGTAGCTGCTATAGCACGGCGCTGCGTTCGCGCGACGAGCGCCTGACCCGGGTCGCGCAAGGCACCGGTTGCCCCGGCGACGTCAATCATCTGGACAGCCGTTCGCGCCCGGATCATCCATGGCTGGTGCCGCTGCATACGGCATGGTCGGACTAG